A single genomic interval of Polaribacter vadi harbors:
- a CDS encoding alpha/beta hydrolase, producing the protein MNKLFVLVVLLSVLISCKSEKKTSIKKETKNEVIVTDNFELIKATENSKTVLILFGGFGENPTAIKREFDILTIAKDNNINVLLMNYSKKLWLLESEKKELAKLLQSTLEKHNLHKKDIFIGGFSSGGVVSLHISNYILGKKEFYIAPKGVFIADSPIDLLALYKTSQLNIKNNFSDVSVAESTWVLNLFEETLGNPKDSISNYEKYAVYTSESDYTKNLANLKNTKLRFYIEPDSIWWKENRNREFNQTNAFYIQELSASLKKQNFKNVEYITTENKGYRANGDRHPHSWSIINKENLIAWMME; encoded by the coding sequence ATGAATAAACTTTTTGTGTTAGTAGTATTACTGTCAGTTTTAATTTCTTGCAAATCAGAAAAGAAAACATCCATAAAAAAAGAAACCAAAAATGAAGTTATTGTAACAGATAATTTCGAATTGATAAAAGCCACTGAAAACTCAAAAACAGTTTTAATTTTATTTGGAGGTTTTGGCGAAAACCCAACAGCTATAAAAAGGGAATTCGATATTCTTACAATTGCAAAAGACAACAATATAAATGTATTGTTGATGAATTACAGTAAGAAATTATGGTTGTTAGAAAGTGAGAAAAAGGAGTTAGCAAAACTATTACAAAGCACTTTAGAAAAACATAATTTACATAAAAAGGATATTTTTATTGGAGGTTTTTCAAGTGGAGGAGTTGTAAGTCTGCATATTAGCAATTATATACTTGGTAAGAAAGAATTTTACATTGCTCCAAAAGGTGTTTTTATCGCAGATTCTCCAATCGATTTATTGGCTTTGTACAAAACATCTCAACTAAACATTAAAAATAATTTTTCTGACGTTTCTGTAGCAGAAAGTACTTGGGTTCTCAACTTATTTGAAGAAACTTTAGGGAACCCAAAAGATAGTATTTCCAACTATGAAAAATATGCTGTATATACTTCTGAATCTGATTATACTAAAAATTTAGCAAATCTTAAAAATACAAAATTAAGATTCTACATAGAACCTGATTCAATTTGGTGGAAAGAGAACAGAAATAGAGAATTTAATCAAACAAATGCATTTTATATTCAAGAGTTGTCAGCATCACTCAAAAAGCAAAACTTTAAAAATGTTGAATATATTACAACAGAAAATAAAGGATATAGAGCAAATGGTGACAGGCATCCTCATAGTTGGTCCATCATCAACAAAGAAAATTTAATTGCTTGGATGATGGAGTAA
- a CDS encoding DUF2914 domain-containing protein, producing the protein MMRKILIKYKKSKLHYFVEKHQKYAPILFFIAGFTWDSLTLGRIDRLYDIVILCTYMTLLTISIYLYNLVGSEKWDNKFVQKYGHYLPLAIQFFLGGLSSAYVIYFSRSVSLSKTATFFFILILLFIANEFLRKRISNKYLQFGFYFFVNFIFLSFFLPVILKKMNTVIFLVSGVLSLISTLCLIILIYKSSISAQTEIVKWKMLSMIMSIYILINSLYFLKLIPPVPLALDQGLVAYNIQKIGATYKVTYEVDKWYLFWRDHKADFNKQTNKPVYVFTSVFAPTDLKKKIYHRWKWFDENLDDWQTVDKIGYEIVGGRDNGFRGFTYKNNVRAGEWKVEVITEEELVLGVVDFNINIHSNAKAEKLITRTF; encoded by the coding sequence ATGATGAGAAAAATATTGATAAAATATAAAAAAAGTAAGTTGCATTATTTTGTTGAAAAACATCAAAAATATGCACCAATTTTATTTTTTATTGCTGGTTTTACTTGGGATTCTTTAACCCTAGGTAGAATTGACAGGTTGTATGATATTGTGATACTCTGCACATACATGACCTTGTTAACCATCAGTATTTATTTGTATAATTTAGTGGGATCAGAAAAATGGGATAATAAATTTGTTCAGAAATATGGACATTATTTACCATTAGCCATTCAGTTTTTTTTAGGGGGATTATCAAGTGCCTACGTTATTTATTTTTCAAGAAGTGTTTCGCTCTCAAAAACGGCAACCTTCTTTTTTATATTGATATTACTCTTTATCGCAAACGAATTTTTACGAAAAAGAATCTCTAATAAATATTTACAGTTCGGCTTTTATTTTTTTGTAAACTTTATCTTTTTAAGCTTCTTTTTACCAGTAATCCTAAAAAAAATGAACACCGTTATTTTTTTAGTTTCTGGAGTATTGAGTTTAATATCAACCTTATGTTTAATCATACTTATTTACAAATCGAGCATTTCTGCACAAACTGAAATTGTAAAATGGAAAATGTTAAGCATGATTATGTCCATTTACATATTGATAAATTCTTTATACTTTTTAAAATTGATTCCACCAGTTCCCTTAGCTTTAGACCAAGGTTTAGTTGCTTATAATATTCAGAAAATTGGGGCAACCTATAAAGTTACCTACGAAGTTGATAAATGGTATTTATTTTGGAGAGATCATAAAGCAGATTTTAATAAACAAACCAACAAACCTGTGTATGTTTTTACATCGGTTTTTGCACCAACAGATTTAAAAAAGAAAATTTATCACAGATGGAAATGGTTTGATGAAAACCTAGATGATTGGCAAACTGTCGATAAAATCGGATATGAAATTGTTGGAGGAAGAGATAATGGTTTTAGAGGTTTTACCTATAAAAATAATGTGAGAGCAGGTGAGTGGAAGGTTGAGGTAATTACAGAAGAAGAACTTGTTTTAGGAGTTGTCGATTTTAATATCAACATACATTCGAATGCTAAAGCCGAAAAACTTATTACACGAACTTTTTAG
- the yaaA gene encoding peroxide stress protein YaaA: MKIIISPAKSLDFESKVPTSLHTQPRFLDQAEKLNKKLKTLSKNKLSDLMKISDDLAALNYERNQTWQTPFTKENSKQAIYAFTGAVFQGIDVQTLSEEKIPLLQENLRILSGLYGLLKPLDLIQPYRLEMGTRLKVGTKDNLYKFWDDAVAKALNDELADDELLVNLASAEYFKVIPKKVLKVDMITPVFKDFKNGEYKTIMTYAKMARGYMVRYIIENNVKTIEDLKGFNVEKYRFSEELSKGNELVFTR; the protein is encoded by the coding sequence ATGAAAATCATTATATCTCCAGCTAAATCATTAGATTTTGAAAGCAAAGTACCAACTAGTTTGCATACACAGCCTCGTTTTTTAGACCAAGCTGAGAAACTGAATAAAAAATTAAAAACACTTTCTAAAAATAAATTATCGGATTTAATGAAGATTTCTGATGATTTGGCTGCATTAAATTACGAACGCAACCAAACTTGGCAAACACCTTTTACCAAAGAAAACTCAAAACAAGCAATTTACGCTTTTACTGGTGCCGTTTTTCAGGGAATTGATGTGCAGACTTTATCCGAAGAAAAAATTCCTTTATTGCAAGAAAATTTAAGAATTTTATCAGGTTTGTATGGTTTATTAAAACCTTTAGATTTAATTCAGCCTTACAGATTAGAAATGGGAACACGTTTAAAAGTGGGCACAAAAGACAACTTATACAAGTTTTGGGATGATGCTGTTGCCAAAGCTTTAAATGATGAATTAGCAGATGATGAATTGCTAGTGAATTTAGCAAGTGCAGAGTATTTTAAAGTGATTCCTAAAAAAGTTTTAAAGGTTGATATGATTACACCTGTCTTTAAAGATTTTAAAAACGGAGAATATAAAACAATTATGACCTATGCAAAAATGGCACGTGGTTATATGGTTCGTTATATAATTGAGAATAACGTTAAAACGATTGAAGATTTAAAAGGTTTTAATGTAGAGAAATATCGTTTTTCTGAAGAATTATCTAAAGGAAATGAATTGGTATTTACAAGATAA
- a CDS encoding L-serine ammonia-lyase translates to MSQFISVFDMLKIGVGPSSSHTLGPWRAAQAWVKKLREENLLENLDTIQIHLYGSLSLTGKGHATDVAILLGLSEADPEYIPIEDVAIIVDRINTQQEIYFKGGKIVAFPRNSITFNRDFLPFHSNGMRFIGFADGKEISNETYFSIGGGFIVQEDDNLEEEIEINKKNFPYPINRAIQLEEYCEKENLQISDIVLKNELELRSADEIDFELNRIWETMLECMYIGCHTEGKLPGGLNVKRRAFDTHTKLIKDATYSNQKEWITAIRSNEVKFREILKWVSCFALSVNEVNAALGRVVTAPTNGSAGVIPAVLMYYLVIENHEADFNHIKKFLLVAGEIGSIFKKNATISAAMGGCQAEIGVSSAMAAAALTELLGGTPAQCLSAAEIAMEHHLGLTCDPIGGLVQVPCIERNSMGAIKAIHAAEIALETNPKESLVHLDKVIDTMWETAKDMNKNYKETSEGGLAVTVRMVDC, encoded by the coding sequence ATGTCGCAATTTATTAGTGTTTTTGATATGTTAAAGATTGGTGTTGGTCCATCAAGTTCACACACATTAGGTCCTTGGAGAGCTGCACAAGCTTGGGTAAAAAAATTACGAGAAGAAAATCTGTTAGAAAATTTAGATACAATTCAAATTCATTTATATGGCTCTTTATCGTTAACAGGAAAAGGACATGCCACAGATGTTGCTATTTTATTAGGTTTAAGTGAAGCAGATCCTGAATATATTCCTATAGAAGATGTCGCTATTATTGTTGATAGAATAAACACACAACAAGAAATCTATTTTAAAGGTGGCAAAATTGTCGCTTTTCCAAGGAATTCCATTACATTTAATAGAGACTTTTTACCTTTCCATTCCAATGGAATGCGATTTATTGGTTTTGCTGATGGTAAAGAAATTTCAAACGAAACTTATTTTTCGATTGGTGGAGGTTTTATTGTGCAAGAAGATGACAATTTAGAAGAAGAAATAGAAATCAACAAAAAGAATTTTCCTTATCCAATAAACAGAGCTATTCAGTTAGAGGAATATTGTGAAAAAGAGAATTTACAAATTTCTGATATCGTCCTAAAAAACGAATTAGAATTACGTTCTGCAGATGAAATTGATTTTGAATTAAACCGAATTTGGGAAACCATGTTAGAGTGTATGTACATTGGTTGCCATACAGAAGGTAAATTGCCTGGAGGTTTAAATGTAAAAAGACGCGCTTTTGATACGCATACAAAACTGATTAAAGATGCAACATATTCCAATCAAAAAGAATGGATTACAGCCATAAGAAGTAATGAAGTAAAATTTAGAGAAATTTTAAAATGGGTAAGCTGTTTTGCACTTTCTGTAAACGAAGTAAATGCAGCTTTAGGTAGAGTTGTAACTGCACCAACTAATGGAAGTGCAGGTGTGATTCCTGCAGTTTTAATGTATTATTTGGTGATAGAAAATCATGAAGCCGATTTTAATCACATTAAAAAATTCTTATTAGTTGCTGGCGAAATTGGCAGTATTTTTAAAAAAAATGCTACAATATCTGCAGCAATGGGTGGTTGCCAAGCAGAAATCGGAGTTTCATCTGCAATGGCAGCAGCAGCTTTAACAGAATTGTTAGGTGGAACACCTGCTCAATGTTTATCAGCAGCAGAAATTGCCATGGAACATCATTTAGGTTTAACCTGCGATCCTATTGGAGGTTTAGTACAAGTGCCTTGTATTGAGCGCAATTCTATGGGCGCAATTAAAGCAATTCACGCAGCAGAAATCGCGTTAGAAACCAATCCTAAAGAATCTTTGGTGCATTTAGATAAAGTAATTGACACCATGTGGGAAACTGCAAAAGACATGAACAAAAACTACAAAGAAACTTCAGAAGGTGGTTTAGCAGTTACTGTAAGAATGGTAGATTGTTAA
- a CDS encoding DUF2853 family protein has protein sequence MSKFDEKVATYSKFMDDKGLKYNADLLAAVTKGLGPSIYKADAETVSGSDAKELATVKNNFLIKKLGLADAPKLDEAINAVVEKIGKSERKKYRAVVYYMLAEHFNKQDVYGM, from the coding sequence ATGAGTAAATTTGACGAAAAAGTAGCAACGTATTCTAAGTTTATGGACGATAAAGGTCTAAAATACAATGCAGATTTATTAGCTGCTGTTACAAAAGGTTTAGGACCTTCTATTTATAAAGCAGATGCTGAAACAGTTTCTGGCTCTGATGCTAAAGAATTAGCCACTGTAAAAAATAACTTTTTAATCAAAAAATTAGGCTTGGCTGATGCTCCAAAATTAGATGAAGCAATTAATGCAGTTGTAGAAAAAATTGGAAAATCTGAAAGAAAAAAATATAGAGCGGTTGTATATTATATGTTGGCAGAACATTTTAATAAGCAAGATGTTTACGGAATGTAG
- the dnaK gene encoding molecular chaperone DnaK, which translates to MSKIIGIDLGTTNSCVSVMEGNEPVVIPNAEGKRTTPSIVAFVEGGERKIGDPAKRQAVTNPTKTVSSIKRFMGNKFSESSSEVKRVPYKVVKGDNDTPRVDIDGRLYTPQEISAMVLQKMKKTAEDYLGADVTEAVITVPAYFNDAQRQATKEAGEIAGLKVRRIINEPTAAALAYGLDKSHDDKKIVVFDFGGGTHDVSILELGDGVFEVLATDGDTHLGGDDVDAKIIDWLAAEFKADENMDLTTDPMALQRLKEAAEKAKIELSSSASTEINLPYITATASGPKHLVRTLSRAKFEQLIDDLVKRTIEPCETALRNADLTKSDIDEIVLVGGSTRIPAVQEAVEKFFGKAPSKGVNPDEVVALGAAIQGGVLSGDVKDVLLLDVTPLSLGIETMGNVFTKLIDANTTIPTKKSQVFSTAVDNQPSVEIHVLQGERAMAADNNTIGRFHLDGLPPAQRGVPQVEVTFDIDANGIIKVSALDKGTNKSHEIRIEASSGLSEEEIKKMREEAEANADSDKIAKETAEKINGADSMIFQTEKQLKEFGEKLSADKKEPIEAALVELKAAHESKDLAQIDAAMEKINEAWKVASEEMYAAQGGAEGQNPGADQGQPEAGKADGDNVEDVDFEEVK; encoded by the coding sequence ATGAGTAAAATAATAGGAATAGATTTAGGAACTACCAACTCTTGTGTTTCTGTAATGGAAGGTAATGAGCCAGTTGTAATCCCTAATGCTGAAGGAAAAAGAACAACACCATCTATAGTAGCATTTGTAGAAGGTGGAGAACGTAAAATTGGTGACCCTGCAAAAAGACAAGCAGTAACAAACCCAACAAAAACAGTTTCTTCTATAAAACGTTTTATGGGAAACAAATTCTCTGAATCTTCTAGCGAAGTAAAGAGAGTTCCTTATAAAGTTGTAAAAGGAGATAATGACACACCAAGAGTAGATATTGATGGTCGTTTATATACGCCACAAGAAATTTCTGCAATGGTTTTACAGAAAATGAAGAAAACTGCTGAAGATTATTTAGGAGCAGATGTTACTGAAGCTGTAATTACTGTGCCTGCATATTTTAATGATGCACAAAGACAAGCTACAAAAGAAGCTGGTGAAATTGCTGGTTTAAAAGTTAGAAGAATTATTAACGAACCAACTGCTGCTGCTTTAGCTTATGGTTTAGATAAATCTCATGATGATAAAAAAATAGTTGTTTTTGATTTTGGTGGTGGAACACATGATGTATCTATCTTAGAATTAGGAGATGGTGTATTTGAAGTTTTAGCAACAGATGGAGACACACATTTAGGTGGTGATGACGTTGATGCAAAAATTATTGATTGGTTAGCTGCAGAATTTAAAGCTGATGAAAACATGGATTTAACAACAGATCCAATGGCTTTACAACGTTTAAAAGAAGCTGCTGAAAAAGCGAAGATTGAATTATCTTCTTCTGCTTCAACAGAAATTAACTTGCCATATATTACTGCAACTGCTTCTGGACCAAAACACTTGGTTAGAACATTGTCTAGAGCTAAATTTGAGCAATTAATTGACGATTTAGTAAAAAGAACAATCGAACCTTGTGAAACTGCGTTAAGAAATGCAGATTTAACAAAGTCAGATATCGATGAAATAGTTTTAGTTGGTGGTTCTACAAGAATCCCTGCTGTACAAGAAGCTGTTGAAAAATTCTTTGGAAAAGCGCCAAGTAAAGGTGTAAACCCTGATGAAGTTGTTGCTTTAGGAGCTGCAATTCAAGGTGGAGTTTTATCTGGAGATGTTAAAGATGTATTGTTATTAGACGTTACACCTTTATCTTTAGGTATTGAAACAATGGGGAATGTTTTCACAAAATTAATTGATGCAAACACAACCATCCCAACTAAAAAATCGCAAGTATTTTCAACTGCTGTTGATAATCAACCTTCTGTAGAAATTCACGTTTTACAAGGTGAAAGAGCAATGGCTGCTGATAACAATACAATTGGTCGTTTCCATTTAGATGGTTTACCACCAGCACAAAGAGGTGTACCACAAGTAGAAGTAACTTTTGATATTGATGCCAATGGTATCATTAAAGTTTCTGCTTTAGATAAAGGAACCAACAAATCTCACGAAATTAGAATTGAAGCTTCATCAGGATTGTCTGAAGAAGAAATCAAGAAAATGAGAGAAGAAGCTGAAGCAAATGCTGATTCTGATAAAATTGCAAAAGAAACTGCTGAAAAAATTAACGGAGCTGACTCTATGATTTTTCAAACAGAAAAGCAATTAAAAGAATTTGGTGAAAAATTATCTGCTGATAAAAAAGAACCAATTGAAGCTGCTTTAGTTGAATTAAAAGCTGCTCATGAATCTAAAGATTTAGCTCAGATTGATGCTGCAATGGAAAAAATAAACGAAGCTTGGAAAGTTGCCTCTGAAGAGATGTATGCTGCACAAGGTGGAGCTGAAGGACAAAATCCTGGAGCTGATCAAGGTCAACCAGAAGCTGGAAAAGCAGATGGAGACAATGTTGAAGATGTAGATTTTGAGGAAGTGAAGTAA
- a CDS encoding metallophosphoesterase yields MKKIILFTILSMMLFSCDKEKKSSFKIGVIADCQYCNCDIKWDRYYKKAPQRLKEAVATLNKDSLNYTIHLGDFIDKDYNSLDSILPTWKTLTSKSYHVLGNHDFEVQDSLKEKVLEKLNIKKRYYSFVEKDWRFIILDGNDLSFYGTTSKEKAHQTDSLFNQLKDKNLPYVQKWNGALSNKQLNWIQQELDKAVQQNQKVGFYCHFPIFPVDQHNIWNREQFLSLIKPYKNVKLFFNGHNHAGAYEFVDNVHYLTFKGMVDTENTSAFAKVKFENDTVFVEGFEREISRKLVIK; encoded by the coding sequence ATGAAAAAAATAATTCTCTTTACTATTTTATCCATGATGCTATTTTCTTGTGATAAAGAAAAAAAATCCTCTTTTAAAATTGGGGTCATTGCAGATTGCCAATATTGTAATTGTGATATAAAATGGGACAGATATTACAAAAAAGCTCCACAGAGATTAAAAGAAGCTGTTGCAACTCTAAATAAAGACTCTTTAAACTACACCATTCATTTAGGTGATTTTATTGATAAAGATTATAATAGTTTAGATAGCATTCTACCAACTTGGAAAACGTTAACATCCAAATCATATCATGTTTTAGGAAATCATGATTTTGAAGTACAAGACTCCTTAAAAGAGAAAGTTTTAGAAAAACTAAACATCAAAAAAAGATATTATAGTTTTGTTGAAAAAGACTGGCGATTTATTATTTTAGATGGAAACGATTTGAGTTTTTATGGAACAACATCCAAAGAAAAAGCACATCAAACAGACTCATTATTTAATCAATTGAAAGATAAAAACCTACCTTATGTACAAAAATGGAATGGTGCTTTAAGCAACAAACAACTAAATTGGATTCAGCAAGAATTAGACAAAGCAGTGCAACAAAATCAGAAAGTTGGTTTTTATTGTCACTTTCCAATTTTTCCTGTGGATCAACATAATATATGGAATAGAGAACAATTTCTATCGTTGATAAAACCATATAAAAATGTGAAGCTATTTTTTAACGGACATAATCATGCAGGTGCTTATGAATTTGTGGATAATGTGCATTATTTAACTTTTAAAGGAATGGTTGACACTGAAAATACGTCTGCTTTTGCAAAAGTAAAATTTGAGAACGACACTGTTTTTGTAGAAGGTTTTGAAAGAGAAATCTCAAGAAAATTAGTCATTAAATAA
- a CDS encoding NAD(P)/FAD-dependent oxidoreductase produces the protein MNIPQSSFPRVVIIGGGFAGLAAAKGLEKQELQVVLVDKHNYHTFQPLLYQVATGGLEPDSIAFPLRKRFNDVDNFYFRLAEVVQIHPDKNLIETSIGNLDYDELIIATGSTTNFFGNENIQKNTMEMKSVPQSLNIRSLILENFEEALLTDNIEQRNALMNFVIVGGGPTGVELAGALAEMKKGILPKDYPDLDIRQMQINLIQSSGEILKGMSAQASEKAEDFLIKLGVNVWKNLRVLDYDGKVVTTNGIDHFRAETVIWAAGVKGEMVHGLDATCIIDRAERYKVNEFNQVDTYSNIYAIGDVACMKSEKNPYGHPMMAQPAIQQGKLVAKNILAKLFHKKTEAFVYNDKGSMATIGRNKAVVDLENWKFQGVFAWFVWMFVHLFSLIGFRNRAIVFLNWVYNYIRFDRETRLIIRPYKKKKKRI, from the coding sequence ATGAATATACCACAATCAAGTTTTCCTAGAGTTGTAATTATTGGTGGTGGTTTTGCTGGTTTAGCAGCTGCAAAAGGTCTAGAAAAACAAGAACTACAAGTTGTTTTAGTCGATAAACATAATTACCACACGTTTCAACCTTTATTATATCAAGTTGCCACTGGTGGTTTAGAACCAGATTCTATTGCTTTTCCCTTAAGAAAACGATTTAATGATGTAGATAATTTTTATTTTAGATTGGCAGAAGTTGTGCAAATTCATCCAGATAAAAATTTGATAGAAACCTCTATTGGAAATTTAGATTATGATGAACTAATCATAGCAACAGGCTCTACAACCAATTTTTTTGGCAACGAAAATATCCAAAAAAATACGATGGAAATGAAATCTGTTCCTCAATCTTTAAATATTAGAAGTCTAATTTTAGAAAATTTTGAAGAAGCTTTACTTACGGATAATATTGAACAAAGAAATGCTTTAATGAATTTTGTAATTGTTGGTGGAGGACCAACTGGTGTAGAGTTGGCAGGTGCTTTAGCAGAAATGAAAAAAGGGATTTTACCAAAAGATTATCCTGATTTAGATATTAGGCAAATGCAAATAAACTTAATTCAAAGTTCTGGCGAAATTTTAAAAGGCATGAGTGCTCAAGCATCAGAAAAAGCAGAAGATTTTTTGATTAAATTGGGCGTAAATGTTTGGAAAAATCTACGTGTTTTAGATTATGATGGTAAAGTAGTGACCACAAATGGTATTGATCATTTTAGAGCAGAAACCGTTATTTGGGCTGCAGGTGTTAAAGGAGAAATGGTACATGGTTTAGATGCAACTTGCATTATAGATAGAGCAGAAAGGTATAAAGTAAACGAATTTAATCAAGTAGATACGTATTCAAATATTTATGCAATTGGTGATGTTGCTTGTATGAAATCTGAAAAAAATCCTTATGGACACCCAATGATGGCACAACCTGCTATTCAGCAAGGTAAATTGGTTGCCAAAAATATTTTGGCCAAATTATTTCACAAAAAAACAGAAGCTTTTGTGTATAATGATAAAGGTTCTATGGCTACAATTGGCAGAAATAAAGCAGTTGTAGATTTAGAAAACTGGAAATTTCAAGGGGTTTTTGCTTGGTTTGTTTGGATGTTTGTACATCTTTTTTCTTTGATTGGATTTAGAAATAGAGCCATCGTATTTTTAAATTGGGTATATAATTATATTCGTTTTGATAGAGAAACAAGATTGATTATTCGTCCTTATAAAAAAAAGAAAAAGCGAATTTAA
- a CDS encoding TonB-dependent receptor yields the protein MKHTLILLFTIFTISFNAQTTISGKVLDNKNNPILSASVYLDGTYDGTSTNEKGEFSFNTEEKGTQTLVVSFVSYETFVKFDNVLNLKNLQIKLKDDINSLDAVVINAGTFKAGESAKVTVLKPLDIVTTANAVGDVLGALQTLPGTAANPEDGRLFVRGGNADETQIFIDGIRVFTPYSPTSNNAPTRGRYSPFLFKGITFSTGGYSAEYGQALSGVLDLTTIDKPDQEKTEISLMTLGAGLGNTQIWDKNSLSVNAYYINLKPYTAVFPDRNKFIRPFQNASGEAVYRHSFKDDSMIKIYTAFSYTDLEVIQDDINFDDGLRFGLNNKNLYINSSYKNKIGNNWRIESGLSFTKDNSTIEIENDQIDNSENSAHFKVKLNKQFSSRFRVSFGSEYFITKFDETYNPVNNETFNYGFDNNLFASFAETDIFFSKNLATKIGIRAEHSTLLNEFTISPRVSLSYKTSKNAQFSLAYGQFYQNPSNNYLKFNQDLKAENTAHLIANFQHTKKNQIFRIEAYYKDYQDLVKYDSQQPNFDSDFNNNGTAFAKGIDIFWRQNGKIKNTDYWVSYSFLDTKRDFRNYPTAATPNFASAHNLSIVGKHFIENLQSQVGFAYNFASGRTYTNPNEPGFLTHKTKNFNSVSLNWAYLIDQQKILYVSLNNALGTKNVFGYNYKNTPNINGNFDRQAIVPNADTFFFVGFFWTISDDKTSNNLNNL from the coding sequence ATGAAACATACTCTAATTTTACTATTCACAATTTTTACTATTTCTTTTAATGCACAAACTACTATTTCTGGCAAAGTTCTAGACAATAAAAATAATCCTATTTTAAGTGCAAGTGTTTATTTAGATGGTACTTACGATGGAACATCAACCAACGAAAAAGGAGAGTTTTCTTTCAATACAGAAGAAAAAGGAACACAAACTTTAGTGGTTTCATTTGTTTCTTATGAAACTTTTGTAAAGTTTGATAACGTTTTAAACCTAAAAAATCTACAAATAAAATTAAAGGACGATATTAATTCTTTAGATGCTGTTGTAATTAATGCTGGAACATTTAAAGCTGGAGAATCTGCAAAAGTAACCGTTTTAAAACCTTTAGATATTGTTACTACAGCAAATGCTGTTGGCGATGTTTTGGGAGCTTTACAAACCTTGCCTGGAACTGCTGCCAATCCTGAAGATGGACGACTTTTTGTAAGAGGTGGAAATGCAGATGAAACTCAAATTTTTATTGATGGAATACGAGTTTTTACTCCTTACAGCCCAACTTCTAACAACGCTCCAACTCGTGGACGCTATTCGCCTTTTTTGTTCAAAGGAATTACATTTTCTACAGGTGGCTATTCTGCAGAATATGGACAAGCTTTGTCTGGGGTTTTAGATTTAACAACTATTGATAAACCAGATCAAGAAAAAACAGAAATTTCGTTGATGACTTTAGGAGCTGGTCTTGGAAACACACAAATTTGGGATAAAAATTCATTAAGTGTAAACGCATATTACATCAACTTAAAACCTTACACAGCTGTTTTTCCTGACAGAAATAAGTTTATAAGACCTTTCCAAAATGCAAGTGGAGAAGCTGTGTATAGACATAGTTTTAAAGACGATTCTATGATAAAAATCTATACTGCTTTTAGTTACACAGATTTAGAAGTTATTCAAGATGATATTAATTTTGATGATGGTTTACGTTTTGGCTTGAACAATAAAAATTTGTATATCAACAGTTCTTACAAAAATAAAATTGGAAATAATTGGCGCATTGAAAGTGGTTTAAGTTTTACGAAAGACAATTCAACAATAGAAATAGAAAATGATCAAATTGATAATTCTGAAAATTCAGCTCATTTTAAAGTAAAATTAAACAAACAATTTTCAAGCAGATTTAGAGTCAGTTTTGGATCAGAATACTTTATCACAAAATTCGATGAAACCTATAACCCAGTTAATAATGAAACTTTCAACTATGGTTTTGACAATAATTTATTTGCCTCTTTTGCAGAAACAGACATCTTTTTCTCTAAAAATTTAGCGACAAAAATTGGAATTAGAGCAGAACATTCAACGTTGTTAAATGAGTTTACAATTTCACCAAGAGTTTCTTTATCGTACAAAACAAGTAAAAACGCACAGTTTTCATTGGCTTATGGGCAGTTTTATCAAAACCCAAGTAATAATTATTTAAAATTCAATCAAGATTTGAAAGCAGAAAACACAGCTCACTTAATTGCTAATTTTCAACATACCAAAAAGAATCAAATTTTTAGAATAGAAGCCTATTATAAAGATTATCAAGATTTGGTAAAATACGATTCTCAACAACCAAATTTTGACTCTGATTTTAATAATAATGGAACTGCTTTTGCAAAAGGAATTGACATTTTTTGGAGACAAAATGGCAAAATAAAAAATACAGATTATTGGGTTTCCTATTCGTTTTTAGACACCAAAAGAGATTTTAGAAACTACCCAACAGCAGCAACTCCAAATTTTGCTTCGGCTCACAATTTATCAATTGTTGGTAAACATTTTATAGAGAATTTACAAAGTCAGGTTGGTTTTGCCTACAATTTTGCATCTGGCAGAACCTACACAAATCCAAATGAGCCAGGTTTTTTAACTCATAAAACCAAAAATTTTAACTCTGTAAGTTTAAATTGGGCGTATTTAATAGATCAACAAAAAATATTATATGTATCGTTAAACAATGCTTTAGGCACCAAAAATGTGTTTGGTTATAACTATAAAAACACACCAAATATAAATGGCAATTTCGACAGACAAGCAATTGTACCCAATGCAGACACCTTTTTTTTCGTAGGCTTTTTCTGGACTATTAGCGATGATAAAACCTCAAATAACTTAAACAATCTATAA